AAGTTGTAAAAGTTTATTCCTTTTTTAGTTTAATGGGGTTAATTGTGTTGGTAAAtgcatttttttttttttgcaaagTGCTGGCACTTTGAGTTTGTGGAGAACTTTTAAATCTGTGATAATTGAATTATTGTTATGCTTACAGGCACTTGCAGGGGGGCCTTTGGTACAGGCCCGTAATTTTGCTGTGATGACAGGTGTGAATGCAGGTATTACTTGCGTTATGAAAAGAATACGTGGCAAGGAGGATGTCCAATCTAGGCAAGTTCTTGCAATACCCTGTCACTTCCCTTTTCATCCTTTAATGAAATTCATACTGCAAAAGATGATATATATAGTTTTTGCATTTGGGGTGTGATCCTACTACTATAGTCTGTAGCGTTTTTCATAGCTTCCCCGAGCTAATCTAGGTTGGTAGTTTTACTTGGTGGAATCTCTAAGATGTCATGCCACCTTTAGATAGAAATTTCAGCTGATAGTATTTAGTAGATGTTTTGTCGTCTGTGTATGTATGATATAACAGGGGTCCCTAGTTATCGTGCCCTGGTATGTTTGAGACGCTAGAGCACACTATAAATATGGTCTCACTGATTTTCTAATATTTGGCTATAGATTTTTAGTATGTATTTAGTTACTCGTAAAGATGCTTATATATCTATTTCAATATGTTTTTATTGTGTATTATGAACTACTGATAGCTACATGTCCAATATATTTTGCTCTAAGTGCCTGTGTATCTTGGGTTTTGAATCTGTTTTTGCAGTATGGTTGCAGCTTTTGGTTCTGGAGCCATGTTTTCTTTGGTGAGCGGAATGGGTGGTCCTAATCCGGCTGCCAATGTGGTGACATCAGGCCTTTTCTTTGCACTGGTTCAGGGTGGATTGTTCAAGGTAATTGAGTGAATGGAAAAAGTTTTATATTTGCCTCACTGTATGTGTTTTATGAGTTAGTAGTATCCTTTACTAAACCTATATTCTTTGAATAATTGTGATTGTTTGAAAATGCAATTTATGCAGTATCTAAGAATTGCACTCCCATCTGCAAAATGAATGATTACAAACTTTTAATTCTCAATCATTCTTTTTAAGTTTTCAAATTCTAACTAATACAATCCACACATCTACAATATGCGGAACTGAAGCCGCACATTTTTCAGATGCATAGTACCGGAAAAGTCAAATAATTTATGCAGCTATACACATAATAATTTGCTTATAATTGAATGTGGATAACTGGTAGCGTATCGATGCACCTACACAATTGTATATGTAGATATGTGTGTATAACAGTATACTGTATGCATATATCAATGGATGGAGTTGAATTCAGATCTTTAGTCCAAAAAAACAATAAAGAAGTTGGAGATACGCCCTCTGATAAAGCGTGTCTGGTAGGAAGAGAAGGCCATAAAACTGAATTCGAGTTTTTTTTGTTTCCTAAGAGAATTTGAGTAATTTGGATTAACATATCTAACAGAAGGTATATAGGGCCAACACCCTCAAACAATTAACTCTGATATCAATACTACTATACTAGTGACTATTGGTGTTAAATTTTTGATAGATTTTAGTAATAAAGCAGAGATTGTTATGGATGTGGGTCTTGTTACTACCTAAGTACCAGGGGACTGTGATGCTTGCACTATAGTGTTTCTCTAGTTATTCCATTGTTTTTTCTCTTTGAATCTTTTTTAACAAAACACTGGCTAAAATTACTTTTGTCGGCAGTAACTTTAACTATAAAAGGTGACCACAGTGATGAACAACTATTTGTTGCTAATGAGAAATTGCGTGGAATTGTGTGGAAGGGGAGTGGCTGGATGTTGGGTTTCTATATATCCCTTTGAGAGAGGATAAAAATTAAAAAGGGAAACAATAAAAATACAAACATGGCTTGATTAACCACAGGAAAATCACTTTTCCCAAGGATTTTTCCTACTGCAGTAGAAGAGAGAAAAGATGATGGATCACAACCCATGCAGAAAGAGATAATTCTGTATTTAATAGTTCAATACAGTCTGCAACTGATAGAAAATTACATATTTTTATATTTGAGAAATTTCAACAAATTTTAACAATGAGGAAACTATTCTTGATCATATTAGCTTGTCAGCACTGATCCTAGAATATTCCTAGTCATCTACTTATCTAAAATGATTCAACTTTGTATGAAATTACTGATTTACTGCCTGTACAGGGGGCTCCCTTCATTTAGCAGAAAAGCATTAGCATTTTTAGGAAACCCCTTTAATGAAATTTAGTTTCTAAAATTAATTGTGCAACCCACGTCTCTTGCTTGCTCTTCATCTTGAACACTATCTTATGTCTAAAAATTGCTAAAAAGGTACGGAAATCATATCACAAGCACGTGCACACACACATAATATGAAGAATATTTATTTCTTGCATGTTAAACACTTCTGAGGTTTATAAAGTTGTCAAGTTGATATCAAGCTTTGACTGTGGTTGCAGATAGGTGAGAAATTCTCCAAACCCCCAGTTGAAGATGTTTTATATAATAAAACTAGAGGCATGTTGTCAAGCCTCGGCCTCCAGAATTATGAGAAGAATTTTAAGAAAGGCTTGTTAACAGACAACACTTTGCCTTTGCTCACTGACAGGCAAGCAACTGTACTTGACTCATTTTAGATGTGTTTTTTTTCCAACTGATGAAGTAATTTCACTATTTGATTGCTTGAAACATAAATCAGTGCTCTTAGAGATGTACGAATCCCTCCTGGACCAAGGCTCATCATTCTTGATCGTATCCAGAGGTCTGACACCTCCTTCATTACATTTCAAGTTTGTATATACTTATGTACTGAAATCCAAAACATTTGCTCCAACATTTTTAAGTTTGTAAATACTTAATAAATGAAGTCCAAAACATTTGTTCTAACTGAAACATCTTTCTGAAGGGACCCTGCACTGAAAGAAACCCGAGGAGCATACCGTTGAAGTGCTTGCTGGATTTCAATATTCCTGGACTAGATGTTATGGACCGAGCAAAATGTGCTTCTGCTTTATAGAGTGATCATGGGAATTTTGTGTTAAATTATCTTATAGTCGTGATATGATGCTACTGATATTTTACATTAATACCTGGTTAGAAATTATATGGACAGATCTGTTCTAGTTTATATTTATTTCTTGGTGAAATCTTTCTCTCCTTTTCTTGTGTTATTGAACGCACATTGACTTTTGCTTTTAGCAAATCTTTGAACCCTCTAGGCGATGGTACGTTAAGAGTCTTTGGTCATTTTTAGTATTTTTTTATACTTTGACGTATGCAACTAATAAGTTTTTGAGAAAGAAGGATGGAGTGCCCGGAGGTTAGACAAATTCCCTTGTGTAGAGGAAACAAAATTAAATTGGATTACAGTACTTGAAAAAAAAATTAGGAATTGGTTAGTATGTTTTAACTTAATTAAGTGCATCAGATGATGTACAAATAAAAATTGCTATTTGCTAGTAGTTTGCAGGCCTTCTCATGAATTCATGTGAGAAGTGAGAAGAGTGAAGTAAATATTTAATTTCTGTACATACCACTGGTATGTAGAATTCGGAATAAAGATTTTGGTTAAATTTGACTCTGCATTTAGCCGTGAAAAGGAGCTGGTTGGTTAGTAGTAGTTCTTAGTTCTCAACTAGGGATTTTTGCCCGCTTTAGGCGTGctaaaaaattttaatttttaaaatatcttATATTATGCAATTATACTTTAATTGTCAgttaataatatataactaattTAGTTAAGGGAAgtgttaatattttatttatatttcatTTTGTGTCGTTCATATTCTTAGTCGATATATATTATTTTCACGATTTTTTCAATTTATAAATGTTATTTACGCATTTTTTTCATTTGATACATATGTTTTACATAAATATGTGTTTTTACATATACAATTGCAAAAATATATTTAACACATTAAACACATGAATTCAATTTCAATTTTATCAATTACTCCTCTAACGAcattaaaatatatatctttaatATAAATCTTACTTCAATATTACTCGGACTCGCCTTAAGGCGACACCTCGCAattagaaaattaaaaaaatgtaaaaactaaacataagttattttgaaataTGTTTAACATTAATATATATAACTTTAATATAAAACTTAGTTCAATATTATTTGGCGTCGCCTTATGGCGACACATTACAGtttaaattttagaaaattaaaaaaaatgtaaaaattaAACATAAGTTATTTTCAAATATGTTAAACAAAATCACAATATCATTCCTTAACACATACAATATGCACAACATACAACATTAGAGCATTAAAATAAAAGTTAACTATTCCGCTAAAAGAaaactttaaaattattttaacatattgataaaaaaaaaattagagcgttacaataaaaattaattattttgcTAGTAGAAAACTTTAAAATTTTTGTAACACAttgataaataaaaaatatatttatttaaagtaAAAGAATATATAATTTTGATACAAAGTATGAATAAATAAAGGATTTTAAAATTAGATTAGattattttttttacttatatTAATTTCTATATAATTTTGAAATGGTAATAAAATTAAAATGAGATGTTTTTTCATATTACACCGCCCTCGTATTATATATACAACTCAAAATATGTAAAGGCAAGTATGAATATATTATAATTCGTTGCCTTTTATAAATAATATCCatcaaattatatatttttttaattcctAATCTTAGTTTTTTCGTCTTGAAGAAAAGTTAATAATTTCTAtctttatatataaataaattattttctttgtccaaaaataattataaataactTTCAAAAAAATGAAGGGTTAAAAAGTTTAACAAAAAACATGaagttaattaatttaaataaattatactTTAAATCCATTTATATTTATGTAGTAATTTTTCTTCACTTTTAAAATAATGTATATCATTCCCGGTTATATAAAATTGTGCATTAAATaatctatatatattatattaatcaataaatattagaaaaaaattattaataaaagtTTTGTTACATCACATACTTAAAAATTTGTTAATTACTCAACTTCATTAAACATATAAATTTGAATTCATTTTTTATCAATTACTCCTCTAATGTcattaatatataatactttAATATAAAAATGTTTAATATTACTCAGCGTCGCTTTACGGCGACATCCCGCagtttaaatttaaaaaattaaaaatatgtaaaaactcaacattaattattttgaaatatgttaaatagaaaatcataatattattctttaatacatACAATCTGCACAACATACAAAATTAGAgcattaaaataaaaattaagtaTTCCGCAAAAAGaaatctttaaaattattttaacatATTGATAAATAAAAAATTAGAACGGTACATAAAAGTTAAGTATTCTGTTaatagaaaattttaaaaatattttaatagattgataaataaaaaatatgtttaTTTATCAATATGTTTATATAAAGTAAAGGAATATGTATTTTTGATACAAAGTATGAATAAATAAAGGATGTTAAATTAATGGTGCATCATTCTTTTTATTACATATTCTGAAAATcagattaaattatttttttacttatattaatttctatataattttaaaactgaaataaaattaaaatgaaatatTTTTTCATAGTTACGCGGCGCCGTCTTATATTCGATATATAATTCAAAATATGTAAAGGCCAGTatgaatatataattataattcGTTACTCTTTATAAATTATATCCTAAAaagtttatatttatttaattccTAAATCTTAGTTTTTTCGTCTTGAAGAAAAGTTAATAATTTATATTCTGAATAATTATTCTCTTTGTCCaagaaaaaattataaataaatttcaaaaaaatGAAGCGTTAAAAAGTTTAACAAAAAATATGGAGTTAGGTAATTTAAATAAGTTTTAGCTTAAATATGTAGTAATTTTTCTTTACTTTTAAAATAATGTATATCATTCCGTTTATATAAAATTGTGCACTAAATAATCTATCAATACtaaattaatcaataaatattagtaaaaaaatattaataaaagttTCCGTTACATCACAAAAAAGTTAGACTCCCGTGCATAAACATATTTACAAAGTATGCTATGAGTGGTAACTAAATTTAATACATGCTAGTTTTGAATCTTCTTATGAAGATTCTTCCGTTGCAGGTTCACTTTTTGGAGTTTCATAACATAAAATTCTTTGGCAGCTTCATCATCTAGTATTGCTTCTTCTAAAatgattttattttcattctCCTTTGATTTCTCAGATGAAGTAAGATATAACTGATATCTTTCTATATCTTCAACTTTCTCCAATAAAGGCTTGAGAACCGGTGCTGCTGCAACTTCTTTGCATTACAAAGACTTTGATGCCATAGAAGTGAGAGTGGAAAACATTCTCAGGCCAGTACCAAATCACTTATGAAAATACATAATTGAGCAAAATAAAAACAGATAAAAATATGTACATAAATATGCTAATGGATAATTATCAACTTTAAGTTTGAAGCCACCGTAGAAAAATACTCAAATTAGTAATTATGTCAAGAAAGATTGTCAAAATATAAAAGAGATATAAATTTAAATAGTAATGATTACATGGAGCTACTTAACAAATGTTTATGCCAATGTAAATGAACTATTTACCTTGATTTAAATTGTATCCTAAAACACTTATacacatatataaattatattccaatttttttttcatgGAATATATTATGATTAAAATGGCATGCAAATGTACTGTTTTCTGAGAAATAATAACTTTCTTTCAGATTTTTTAGAATATGTATTCAAAAGAACAAACAATATAGATTTTTCAATGCAAAAACATGCTCTACACAGACACGTTAAACAACTGAGTAAGCAAAGATTGTACTTTTATCGATCTTGCAGATTGAACTCGTGTGCAAAAtatgataatattattttaacCTGAAAAATGAGACGTGGGAGCATATCAACCTAGGAAGTGGATGATCCCTATGATTTTGACGCCCAATTTGCAAGCTTGGTGCCTACTGTAAAAAAGAATGAACATTATCATTTTTTCCTTTGTCTAAAATTACTTTTCTAAATCAATGTAACTATATATCTCCAAGGCTATATACTTATTTTTAAATTCTCGTcttaatcttaataatatataaatttgtAAATATCAGAAAACATGAATATTCATGATTCACTATTGATAACAGAGCTTAATCTAAATCTCCTGTATACCTCCTTACAAAATAATAATGATCTAGTAACTAATACAATTTAAAAGCTGTAAACTTCTCATTATTAATAAATATGATATACATTTATTAAATCATAAACATCAACAACAAATTAAATAAACAGAGGATAGTCTTATGAGATTGAATCTCTGAGAGGTTAAAGTTTCCTACCTATTAAAAAATACTGAAAGCAGCCGCAACTGTAGAGGATAGTCTCAAAGAAATGAATCATCAGGGGTAGTTGCTGATTGGGTTTAGAAGGCAAGGAAGAGAGAAATGACAGAGCAATGACAGAGCTAGGAATATTTGAATATTGAAAGTAAAATTAATATCTACAGTGGCCTAAACAATTAAAATAAACCGAATGTTAATTTTCAGACCTCGAATACGTAGGCTTAAAAAATGAAGAAGTTAAGATTGTCCTTCTTATGATGAGAATTGTTGCTCTTCATATTATTAGTGGTATACACTTGCACAAAGATAAATGAACTTATATATGACCAAACAATTTATTAGCTCATTTTTACCAAACTCAATATCTAAAGGCTTTTAATCACAAAAATAATATGcaataattatcaaaatagaaAAACAAAATATGTAATATTAATATATGTCTCAGTCATATCTCAACTAACATAAAATCAATGAATCATCGAGAATATAAATCAAACACACTGTATGCATTCTTCGTAAATCATATTCATTATTCTAAAATCATATGGATATTTAAATAATAGAGTAAAAAGTATCTTAACTGATGAAAACTAATGGAAGCAACTGATACTCTAGGGCGTGGCCTGAAAGGAAATGAAACATCAGGAGTAGTGGTTCATTCATATTTAAAAACTTGATGTTAGACAGAACCGTCTTATATATTATATAACATTGGTACAAACTATTAGTGCACAGACTGTATGTAAAAACAAAATAACGTGTGGGTTGTAAAACTAAACATATACACCAATTCACGATATGATAACCACAGTTGCATGATTAATCAACACATCATCCTAAACTGCACAAACCAAAATacaaatatataaaataaatatattacatAAGTATAACTTTGAATTTTCTGTAAGATTAGAAGTATAGAGCAAGTTATTTTAAAACCATAACATATTGTAAGATTGAAAATTATAGATCACGTCTTATCCAAGTATCATACAGAAGATAGTAAACAGTAATCCTACATATTAAAACGTCACAGATAACTGTAGTCTTGACAGGAAGCGTAGATTGATATCCTTTCTCATTGATCTGTAGAGTGAAACACACAAAAAGTCaaatatttttctttaaaacaTAACAAACACATACTGTATATGCAGATAAATATGTGCAAACATGTTTTAATAAATTGcaggaagaagaagaaaaacaaaaaaaataaatatttaagaaTTAGATGTTTGAGATTTGAAATCAAACAGTTGGCATACAAATACTATGTAATTCTTGTAGTTGATCTTAATCTCACATTCATCGAAAGCTTTAATGTTGCAAGTACCAGTAACAATTTATGAAAAACTTAAATAAAGCCTAATGTGTTACAAAAATTGGTGGAAAAACCTGTTCTACATGATGCATGCTCGATCAGGAAGATTCAGAATTTCATAATAAAGTACTGAGAAATTAAGAGCAAATCCAAATTAAATCGGATGACTCAGAGACAATTCATGATAAGCTATGTCCTGCAGTCACGATCATAAGATACAATCAAAAGTTAACAAACAAAATTGAGAGATACTTCCCACTCAAATAACTTGATTAAGATTATTGCTTACTTATGCGTTGTGATGTCGATTTGGTACTGGAAATTTCCTTGTAGGGAATTCTAAGGGTACGCTCACAATTATTTATTTAACAACATTGCTTTTAGATGAATCAAGATCATAAAGTTATACCAAACTAAATCACTACAAAGATCTACATGTAAAATTAGTTCTTTCA
The sequence above is drawn from the Apium graveolens cultivar Ventura chromosome 2, ASM990537v1, whole genome shotgun sequence genome and encodes:
- the LOC141708322 gene encoding chloroplastic import inner membrane translocase subunit HP30-2, which gives rise to MGESKQGLVEMTKGIMGQNENPITQFQTKFKELETGFKTWLAKQSMGVEAAVVTATSAVQGAAIGAFMGTLSSDVNSVLPTPPPNAALNPQAMASLQQAQALAGGPLVQARNFAVMTGVNAGITCVMKRIRGKEDVQSSMVAAFGSGAMFSLVSGMGGPNPAANVVTSGLFFALVQGGLFKIGEKFSKPPVEDVLYNKTRGMLSSLGLQNYEKNFKKGLLTDNTLPLLTDSALRDVRIPPGPRLIILDRIQRDPALKETRGAYR